From Ndongobacter massiliensis:
CTTTGCCGCCGATGGATTCAAACAGCGCCTTCGCGGTCGCTTTTCCAATGGTGATGTCATCCAACGCCAGAGATGTCACAAAGTGTGGGAAATCCTTTGGATACAAGCCGTCAGCACGATGGAAAAGAATGGCCACATAAACACCTGCTTCCTCACAGGTTTCAGCAATGTTGACCGTATTGGCGGTCGAAGAAGGATCGACCACAAAGCAGGCTTTATCGCCATACTGTGCGATGTAATCCTTGATCCCCTGCAATTGCTTGTTGTCATCGCTTTCACAAGTCAGAATATCAGATTGCACACCATAGGCCTTCGCTGCAAGCTGCGCACCTAATGCTTCCTGTGCCCAGAATTCGTTATCCATGGAGTGAATACAAATTGCAAGATGATACTCCGACGGATCCACGCCTTCCGGAATCAGTTTCTTGATTGCCTCGTCGACCGTGCCTGAGACTTCCTTTGCCGCTTCTTCCGAAGCAGAAGATGCGGAATCAAGCGATTCTGAAGTCTCTTTTGACGCCTCTTGCCCCCCATTGTCTCCACACGCGGTTAAACCGATAACCATTACAAGCGCCATAACCAAAGATAGTATT
This genomic window contains:
- a CDS encoding sugar ABC transporter substrate-binding protein, whose protein sequence is MRKKILSLVMALVMVIGLTACGDNGGQEASKETSESLDSASSASEEAAKEVSGTVDEAIKKLIPEGVDPSEYHLAICIHSMDNEFWAQEALGAQLAAKAYGVQSDILTCESDDNKQLQGIKDYIAQYGDKACFVVDPSSTANTVNIAETCEEAGVYVAILFHRADGLYPKDFPHFVTSLALDDITIGKATAKALFESIGGKGQVVELQGLLGDDSAANRHKAFEEALKDYPDIEVVDSQTASWSQSDAMALTENWIVNYPDLKGVFSANDTMALGAIEALKNAGKNGAVKVSGCDGIEAALTAVKNGDLVITNANDGFCIGGYGAAYSLQAALGILDPEKMDPAERLIYSKTTLVTAENADEIYAKFIETKNPGYDYSDLSYCVDKYQEK